In one Bacillus sp. PK3_68 genomic region, the following are encoded:
- the mnmH gene encoding tRNA 2-selenouridine(34) synthase MnmH encodes MFQDISLPDLLASQEKETHTLVDVRSPKEFNEATIPGSINIPIFNDEERAEVGTIYKQQGVEAAKERGLQIFSQKLPAFIAEFKQIETPMTVFCWRGGMRSKTAATVLELMGIRANRLMGGIRTYRQWVVQELENQQFKPKLFVLNGYTGSGKTAILQRLSKHGYPVIDLEKMAGHRGSIFGQIGLEPSNQKKFDSLLISEIRRYQDEPFVFIEGESKRIGKVYLPPFLNEKKENSLQLFLHLPVEERVRNILEDYQPWEYPHHFEEAFQLIKKRIHTPIAKQIEEALESHDFALAIKLLLEYYYDPKYEYSTKHYPDKQRITIEAATTDDAFQKILQMVKVSNQHSN; translated from the coding sequence ATGTTTCAAGATATCTCGCTGCCTGATTTATTGGCCTCACAGGAAAAAGAGACACATACACTGGTTGATGTTCGTTCTCCAAAAGAATTTAATGAAGCCACCATCCCGGGCAGCATCAACATTCCTATTTTTAACGATGAGGAACGCGCAGAAGTTGGAACCATATATAAACAGCAAGGGGTGGAAGCAGCAAAAGAAAGAGGACTGCAAATTTTTTCACAAAAGCTCCCCGCATTTATTGCTGAATTTAAACAAATTGAAACGCCTATGACTGTATTTTGCTGGCGCGGAGGAATGCGCAGCAAAACGGCCGCCACTGTTCTTGAATTAATGGGCATCCGTGCTAACCGTTTGATGGGAGGTATCCGCACCTATCGTCAATGGGTCGTCCAGGAACTAGAAAACCAGCAATTCAAACCGAAGCTATTCGTGCTAAATGGATACACTGGCTCGGGGAAAACTGCTATCTTGCAACGGTTATCGAAACATGGTTATCCTGTCATTGATCTTGAAAAAATGGCCGGTCATCGCGGGTCAATTTTTGGACAAATCGGCCTTGAGCCAAGCAACCAGAAAAAATTCGACTCCCTTCTTATCAGTGAAATCCGGCGTTATCAGGATGAACCCTTTGTTTTCATTGAAGGAGAAAGCAAACGAATTGGAAAAGTATATTTGCCTCCTTTTTTGAATGAGAAAAAAGAAAACAGCCTTCAGCTGTTTCTTCATCTGCCTGTCGAAGAAAGAGTGCGAAATATTTTAGAAGATTATCAGCCCTGGGAATATCCACATCATTTCGAGGAAGCCTTTCAACTAATTAAAAAGCGCATTCACACACCTATCGCCAAGCAGATTGAAGAAGCGCTAGAAAGCCATGATTTTGCTTTGGCTATTAAACTTTTGCTTGAATATTATTATGATCCTAAATATGAATATTCAACTAAGCATTACCCTGATAAGCAAAGGATTACTATTGAAGCTGCAACTACAGATGACGCTTTTCAAAAAATCCTGCAAATGGTTAAAGTATCAAATCAGCATAGCAACTAA
- the selD gene encoding selenide, water dikinase SelD, with amino-acid sequence MNKFDSIKLTTLSSKGGCGCKIGPADLAQVLHTLPPAVSDPNLLVGLDTSDDAGVYRLNDTTAIVQTVDFFTPIVDRPYDFGQVAAANAISDVYAMGGTPITALNIVAFPIATLDKGILTEILRGAGDKLQEAGVTLVGGHSIDDKEPKFGLAVTGVVHPEKVRTNAGAKPGDRLILTKPIGVGILTTSLKKDLLSEEEIARVTKVMATLNKTAAEVMADYDVHAATDVTGFGLLGHASEMAKGSDVGLRIYSDQVPVLPRVKELAEAGSVPGGTKNNFEHVKEIVTYPESLDQVDRWILCDAVTSGGLLISVAGHEAEQLAKELQERGVEAKIIGEVTEENKGRIVVQPLN; translated from the coding sequence ATGAATAAATTTGATTCCATAAAACTAACTACTTTGTCTTCAAAAGGCGGCTGTGGATGTAAAATAGGCCCTGCCGACTTGGCTCAGGTTTTGCATACACTGCCGCCTGCTGTATCTGATCCCAATTTGCTTGTTGGACTTGATACGAGCGATGATGCAGGAGTATATCGCTTAAATGATACGACAGCTATCGTTCAGACTGTCGATTTTTTCACACCGATCGTTGACAGGCCCTATGACTTCGGACAAGTGGCGGCTGCCAATGCCATCAGCGACGTGTACGCAATGGGAGGAACACCCATAACAGCATTGAATATCGTTGCCTTTCCTATCGCTACACTAGATAAAGGCATCCTTACTGAAATTTTGCGCGGAGCGGGTGATAAACTACAAGAAGCGGGTGTTACATTGGTAGGCGGTCACTCTATTGATGACAAGGAGCCTAAATTCGGCCTTGCCGTTACAGGAGTCGTTCACCCAGAGAAGGTAAGAACCAATGCTGGAGCAAAGCCAGGAGATCGGCTCATCTTAACAAAACCGATCGGCGTCGGCATCCTAACGACCTCTCTAAAGAAAGATTTATTATCTGAAGAAGAAATCGCACGCGTAACCAAAGTAATGGCTACTCTTAATAAAACAGCCGCTGAAGTAATGGCAGACTATGACGTTCACGCTGCTACTGATGTCACTGGCTTCGGCCTTTTAGGGCATGCTTCGGAAATGGCAAAAGGAAGCGATGTCGGACTGCGAATTTATTCTGATCAAGTTCCTGTACTTCCAAGAGTGAAAGAACTGGCTGAAGCAGGTTCTGTGCCAGGTGGAACAAAAAATAACTTCGAACATGTAAAAGAGATCGTTACTTATCCTGAGTCGCTTGATCAAGTGGATCGTTGGATTTTATGTGATGCTGTAACGTCTGGCGGGCTGTTAATTTCAGTAGCGGGCCATGAAGCGGAGCAGCTTGCTAAGGAGCTTCAAGAGCGAGGCGTAGAGGCGAAAATTATTGGAGAAGTAACGGAAGAAAATAAAGGCCGTATTGTTGTACAACCGCTTAATTAA